A stretch of Stigmatopora argus isolate UIUO_Sarg chromosome 22, RoL_Sarg_1.0, whole genome shotgun sequence DNA encodes these proteins:
- the tmprss15 gene encoding enteropeptidase, giving the protein MRSGCSTFNILLVVLCTLLLLCCAAFMTVMWTDTQPPEDDVAEVVRLWGEMVIRQGAEFTQDLRNHSSVAFKSLAFDVQQLVRDAFRHGGLGRSFMSCDVIRFGQGSVLVTFDLWFTQLVDSQEVERELKAGLEQSGGLVVDRDSIHIMENHQEAMTTTTETPTEMPTPVTIACPPYYTSCYDSSTCVHIDRLCDGVQDCADASDEDAVRCATNCDGQFLLLGPTGWFTSAGNSSFCRWIIRVQKGLSVQVHFHWFESREYVDIVRLYEGVGDEKMMAAELSGPTYPKTVWLLSNHSTIEFFSDNFEVMSGFNATFSAGDLSELSDSDKISCTFESGLCFWRQEHDDDGDWLWNRGATFPPLSGPSADHTLGNVSGFYLITSQSPGQWLKSFRIHSLPLIPTSQPMCLRFWYHMFGEDVHALQVLLLGSSPDVDVVFRKDGNYGDNWNYGQVLLNFTTNTLVVFEALKRGGIRNDIALDDITLTSAPCGPAPPEPTLVPTPTPVPTIPADCGGPFDMWEPNSTFNSPNYPHSYGDKARCVWTLHAFPGQNIQLHFLDLDVEENYDIVEVRDGVGPNSTLMAILTGSGGPEDDFFSTTNQMTVWFFTDNSHHGRGFKANFTSGIGLGSPVPCGVDQFQCRTSSCIHKNQQCDGKIDCSDSSDEAYCVVLQVNTSSRLQFQIGSSWFTVCADTWSSLLSRFTCQYLGYRSGDATLMPALAGDSPFTSVSVTSNGSLEASVSNSCIGEHVISLHCDNQPCGVRLVANDTSDKSKIKDEEVRVVGGSDAAKGAWPWMVSLHWNGRHVCGATLLGQRWLLTAAHCVYGKERPLSRWSAKLGLHAQTHVDDMHSFQIDGVFMNPRYNRLTKEADIAMMHLSTAANFTDLIQPVCLPKNGQEFPAGRKCWITGWGQQTEEGSLPDVLQEAKVPLVDRASCQRNLPEYTITSSMLCAGIREGGIDSCQGDSGGPLMCEIEGRWTLIGVTSFGIGCGRPERPGVYARVSAFVEWIAETRRSSPSS; this is encoded by the exons ATGCGTAGCGGTTGTTCTACGTTTAACATCCTGCTGGTGGTGCTGTGcacgctgctgctgctgtgcTGCGCTGCCTTCATGACAGTGATGTGGACGGACACCCAGCCACCAG AGGACGACGTGGCAGAGGTGGTTCGACTGTGGGGTGAAATGGTGATCAGGCAGGGAGCAGAGTTCACCCAGGATCTGCGCAACCACAGCAGTGTTGCCTTCAAATCCCTGGCCTTCGACGTCCAGCAACTG GTACGTGATGCATTTCGTCACGGTGGGCTCGGCCGGAGCTTTATGTCCTGTGATGTCATCAGATTTGG TCAGGGCAGCGTGctggtgacctttgacctgtgGTTTACTCAGCTGGTGGACAGCCAAGAGGTGGAGCGGGAGTTGAAGGCAGGTTTAGAGCAGAGCGGGGGATTGGTCGTCGACCGAGACAGCATTCATATCATGG AGAATCACCAAGAGGCGATGACTACCACAACTGAGACGCCAACTGAGATGCCGACGCCCGTCACAA TTGCATGTCCGCCTTACTACACCTCCTGCTATGATTCTTCCACGTGCGTCCACATCGACCGCCTGTGTGACGGCGTCCAAGACTGCGCCGATGCTTCTGACGAAGATGCCGTTCGCTGCG CAACAAACTGTGATGGACAGTTTTTGCTGCTTGGGCCAACGGGGTGGTTCACTTCAGCTGGAAACAGCAGCTTCTGTCGGTGGATAATCAG GGTCCAAAAAGGACTCTCTGTTCAAGTCCATTTCCATTGGTTCGAAAGCCGAGAGTATGTCGACATTGTAAGACTTTACGAAGGAGTCGGTGACGAGAAAATGATGGCAG CTGAGCTCTCGGGCCCCACCTATCCGAAAACTGTGTGGCTGCTGTCCAACCATTCCACCATTGAGTTTTTCtcagacaattttgaagtgatgtCAGGATTCAATGCTACATTCAGTGCCGGCGACCTGTCGGAACTTTCGG aTTCAGATAAGATATCATGCACTTTCGAGTCCGGCCTTTGCTTCTGGAGGCAGGAACATGATGATGACGGTGACTGGCTCTGGAACAGAGGTGCCACTTTTCCGCCGCTCAGTGGTCCAAGTGCAGATCACACATTAGGAAATGTATCAG GTTTCTACTTGATCACGTCTCAGAGTCCTGGCCAGTGGCTGAAAAGCTTCAGGATCCACAGCCTACCTTTGATTCCAACTTCCCAGCCCATGTGTCTGCGCTTTTG GTATCACATGTTTGGAGAAGACGTTCATGCTCTTCAAGTGTTGCTACTTGGTTCGTCTCCAGATGTCGACGTGGTGTTCCGCAAGGACGGTAACTATGGAGACAATTGGAACTATGGACAAGTGCTCCTCAACTTCACGACAAACACACTG GTTGTGTTTGAAGCTCTGAAGAGAGGTGGAATAAGGAATGACATCGCATTGGATGACATAACATTGACATCAGCGCCCTGTGGCCCTGCTCCCCCTGAACCCACTTTAGTGCCGACTCCAACCCCTGTACCCACCATACCAG CTGACTGCGGAGGTCCTTTTGACATGTGGGAGCCAAACTCCACCTTTAACTCTCCAAATTACCCACACTCTTACGGGGACAAAGCTCGCT GTGTGTGGACACTTCATGCCTTCCCAGGTCAAAACATCCAACTCCACTTCTTGGATTTGGATGTTGAAGAGAACTACGACATTGTAGAGGTGCGTGATGGAGTGGGGCCCAACTCTACCTTGATGG CCATTCTCACTGGCAGCGGTGGACCTGAAGATGACTTTTTTTCAACGACCAATCAGATGACAGTCTGGTTTTTCACAGACAACTCACATCATGGACGAGGGTTCAAAGCAAACTTTACTTCTGGGATTGGCTTGGGATCTCCAG TGCCATGCGGAGTAGACCAGTTTCAGTGTCGGACAAGCAGTTGTATCCACAAAAATCAGCAGTGTGATGGGAAAATTGATTGTAGTGACTCTTCAGATGAAGCTTACTGTG TTGTGTTGCAGGTGAACACTTCCAGTCGTCTCCAGTTCCAGATTGGGTCCTCTTGGTTCACTGTGTGTGCAGATACCTGGAGCTCGCTACTGTCTCGCTTCACCTGTCAGTACCTGGGATACAG GTCCGGAGATGCCACTCTGATGCCGGCTCTGGCAGGAGATTCACCCTTTACCAGTGTCAGTGTCACTAGTAATGGAAGTCTAGAAGCAAgtgtcag TAACAGTTGTATTGGTGAACACGTGATATCTCTCCACTGTGACAACCAGC CATGcggtgttcgtttggttgctaaTGACACCAGTGACAAATCGAAAATTAAAGACG AGGAGGTCAGAGTGGTAGGCGGATCAGATGCTGCAAAAGGGGCGTGGCCATGGATGGTATCCCTGCATTGGAATGGACGGCACGTGTGCGGCGCAACATTGCTCGGTCAACGTTGGTTACTGACTGCTGCCCACTGCGTGTATGG GAAGGAACGTCCCCTGAGCAGGTGGTCGGCCAAGTTGGGTCTTCATGCTCAGACCCACGTCGATGACATGCACTCGTTCCAAATCGATGGGGTGTTCATGAACCCGCGCTACAATAGGCTCACTAAAGAGGCAGATATCGCCATGATGCATCTCAGTACAGCTGCAAACTTCACTG ACCTGATCCAGCCAGTGTGTTTGCCTAAAAATGGTCAAGAGTTTCCAGCCGGAAGAAAATGTTGGATTACTGGATGGGGACAACAGACAGAGGAGG GTTCCCTTCCGGATGTCCTGCAGGAAGCCAAGGTTCCCCTGGTGGACCGGGCTTCATGCCAGCGTAACTTGCCCGAGTACACTATCACTTCTAGCATGTTGTGTGCGGGCATCAGAGAGGGCGGAATCGATTCATGTCAG GGTGACTCCGGAGGTCCGCTCATGTGCGAGATTGAAGGACGCTGGACTTTGATTG GTGTCACGTCTTTCGGGATCGGTTGCGGTCGTCCCGAGCGACCCGGAGTTTACGCCAGAGTCTCGGCTTTCGTCGAATGGATCGCGGAAACGCGACGTTCCTCGCCCTCGTCGTGA